The Salegentibacter mishustinae genomic interval ATATTAAGATCGATAAAAATTTGGAGCTGAGATTTTTGATTTTTAACTGGAATTGAAAAACCTCTAGTTACCAAAGACTAACTTCTATGATGAAGCTGGGTTTATTATCGCAAACAGTATTTCCGGTGAGGTAGAATAAACTAGTGCTCGACATTTTAAAATATCATAGTTTATATTTTTAGGATCAAAAGAATTCATAGCAATTCTTATATTTATATTATAATGAAATATATCCTTTTCATATTACTTTTTTCATCTTCTGCTTTCTCTGGAAACTATAATCATGTTTTAGGAGAAATACAGTCCCTAACTATTCTTAATCATTTTCCTGAAAAACGAAATACCGATAATTTAATTTTAGTAGAAACTTTTGAAAATCCCAATCTAAAGGATGATCCACAAAGCGGTGATTTTTATTTAGAACATGCTGTAGATCATAGCTTCCAACTAGAAAAAAGTATAAAAAGAGAGGGAACAACAGCAGGCCGGTTCGAGATTAATAAGAGTGATCCTAAAATTTGGGGCGGCCATAGAACTGAAATGTCCCAGGCACAAAATACAGCACGTGCAGAAGGATGGTATGGTTTTTCACAATATTTCCCGGCCTCCTATACCTCAGGCTCTACAGGAGAGGTAATTGGGCAATGGCATGACCAGGCAGATAAAGGAGAACATGTAGATAGAAGTCCTTCAAATACATTACTTACTAGTGATGGTAGAATTAAATGGATGGTCAGATGGGATGCTGATAAAATTATGGACAGTGGTTACTCTGATGGCCTGGAATATATCGATCTGGGAGCTATTCCAAATAACGAATGGATTGATTGGGTAGTACATATCAAATACTCCCACACCAATACCGGGATACTCGAAGTATGGATGAATGGTGAAAAGGTGATTGATAGGCAAAATATGCCTAATTCTTATAATGATGATGCATATCCATATTTTAAATTTGGTATTTATAAATGGAATTGGGGAAGCGATTCTTCTCAAAAAGTAATTTATTATGATGAAGTTAGAATCGGGAATGAAAACAGCTGTTATGATGAGGTAAAACTCGGTGCATATTAAATTAAATCATCAGGTTTTAATCAAAATATCTGGAAGCTTTTTCATTAGAAATCAGGTGATTTTCTCTTTATCAAAGCTTCTAATATTATAAACTGTATTTTCAATATTAGCCTTTGATGAAGCTCCAAAAAGAATAGATTCTACATTCGGCAATTTGGAGACATATTCTAAAGCTTCTTTTGGAGGAATTGCTCCACCACCTAAAACTTGCATTGCAATAGCTCTCAATTTTCGTGTTTTCAGCGTTTTTTCGTACAAATCCTTTCCTCCAGACATTCTGAAATTCACCTTATTCATCGAAAAGCAAATAATAGGATTATTTATTCCGGCGCCTTCAAGTGTGTCTAATAGCTTAGGCATATTCATGGTTATGAATCCAGGTTCAGCATCATACTTTTTGATGATATAATCGTGAAAACCTTTCAATACCTCTACCATTCCCAGTCCCAGGAGTAAATCGGTAATCACATTCTGAAGAAAAATCACCGGTGTATTAATTCCTTTAAACATTTTCATTTCAGCATCTATAAGAAGCTCCATAATCTTTAGAAAGTCTTTAGATACAACTGCCATTCCTCCTTTAAACATGGTGCCAAAAAGGTTTCCGGGAACATATTGTTTAATTGTACCTTGTATTCCCAACTCGGTTACTGCATTTGCATATTTATGAGCATAAGGCATGCAGGGATAGATTTTGAAGTTTTTATATTTGTTGGGATTTGCTCTTATCACATCACATATTCTCGCTATCCTATCGTGAGTAGTACACATAAAGGTGTTAATACCGGCTTCAATAGCATAATCTAAAGTTCTTATAATAGCTTCATCACTTTTAAATTTAATAGACTGAGCCATAGATTTTGCGTCGGAGATATGATTAACCGCAAAAAACTGATTGTCTCCGTATAGTATTCTTTCCATCCTGTTTTTACTTTTGATTCTTTATTATTGAAATAGCTCTATCGGTAAGCCAGGCACTTTGAAAATTGTTTATGTTATTCGGAACATTTCCGATAACGGCATTTATAAAATAATCAACCTGTGCCGAGTACTCTTCCCCTCTTAAATAAAAATCTACCTGCGGAGTTAGATCTGTTACATATTTCACGTTCCAGCCTTTAGAATAACCTTCAGGACAATGATCATCTTTAAAGTATACTTTCAATTCATTGGCGTCTGAAATAATTTTACCCTTTTCTCCATTTATGGTGATTGATGTAGACATTTTCCTATAGGTCTCATCACTCCAATTTACAGAAAGCATCCCGGTAGTTTTATTAGAAAGCTCCAGGATAGAATATACAGCGTCATCTACTTTTTTAGAATAGATAGATTTTAGAATACTGCCTTTAGTAGCCGTAATTGGCGAAAGAATATCATTAATAAGATCTATTACGTGAGATGCATAATCCATTAAACATCCACCACCTTCAGAAGGATTAGAACGCCAGGTTCCTTCTTTCTTCTTTGTGATCACAGGACCGTAAGCCTCTCCCATAAAATGATTAACTTCTCCTATAGCACCTGTTTTCACCAACTTTTTCACTTCTCTAAAAGTGCCTACAAATTTGTTATGATATCCTACCTGATTCACTAAATTCCTCTCCGATGCTATCGAAGTCAGTTCGACACCCTGTTCCTCTGTAAGACAGAATGGTTTTTCAACAAAAACATGGATATTCTGTGCTAAAAGTTCCTTTACAAAATCAAAATGAAATTTAGTAGGAGTCGCCACAAATACCGCGTCTGGTTTTTCCTTTTCTATCATTTTAAGATAATCAGTATAACATTTGAACTTACTATATTTTTCTAGTGCACTAAGAACAATTTTAGACGTATCACATACACCAACTACCTCTACATCTGGATGGGCTCCTAAAATTGATAAATGAGATATTCCCATTTTTCCAGCACCTATTAAGCCGACTTTTACCATAAGTTTTAAAATATTTGAAATTAAAAATGTT includes:
- a CDS encoding polysaccharide lyase, encoding MKYILFILLFSSSAFSGNYNHVLGEIQSLTILNHFPEKRNTDNLILVETFENPNLKDDPQSGDFYLEHAVDHSFQLEKSIKREGTTAGRFEINKSDPKIWGGHRTEMSQAQNTARAEGWYGFSQYFPASYTSGSTGEVIGQWHDQADKGEHVDRSPSNTLLTSDGRIKWMVRWDADKIMDSGYSDGLEYIDLGAIPNNEWIDWVVHIKYSHTNTGILEVWMNGEKVIDRQNMPNSYNDDAYPYFKFGIYKWNWGSDSSQKVIYYDEVRIGNENSCYDEVKLGAY
- a CDS encoding aldo-keto reductase family protein — protein: MERILYGDNQFFAVNHISDAKSMAQSIKFKSDEAIIRTLDYAIEAGINTFMCTTHDRIARICDVIRANPNKYKNFKIYPCMPYAHKYANAVTELGIQGTIKQYVPGNLFGTMFKGGMAVVSKDFLKIMELLIDAEMKMFKGINTPVIFLQNVITDLLLGLGMVEVLKGFHDYIIKKYDAEPGFITMNMPKLLDTLEGAGINNPIICFSMNKVNFRMSGGKDLYEKTLKTRKLRAIAMQVLGGGAIPPKEALEYVSKLPNVESILFGASSKANIENTVYNIRSFDKEKIT
- a CDS encoding Gfo/Idh/MocA family protein; amino-acid sequence: MVKVGLIGAGKMGISHLSILGAHPDVEVVGVCDTSKIVLSALEKYSKFKCYTDYLKMIEKEKPDAVFVATPTKFHFDFVKELLAQNIHVFVEKPFCLTEEQGVELTSIASERNLVNQVGYHNKFVGTFREVKKLVKTGAIGEVNHFMGEAYGPVITKKKEGTWRSNPSEGGGCLMDYASHVIDLINDILSPITATKGSILKSIYSKKVDDAVYSILELSNKTTGMLSVNWSDETYRKMSTSITINGEKGKIISDANELKVYFKDDHCPEGYSKGWNVKYVTDLTPQVDFYLRGEEYSAQVDYFINAVIGNVPNNINNFQSAWLTDRAISIIKNQK